In one Trichlorobacter lovleyi SZ genomic region, the following are encoded:
- a CDS encoding GDP-L-fucose synthase family protein, with amino-acid sequence MKSDAKIFVAGHRGMVGSAIVRKLEQAGYRNLVLKTSSELDLRNQSAVAAFFEQEQPEYVFLAAARVGGIIANSTRKAEFIYDNLMIQTNVIHEAWKNGVQRLLFLGSTCIYPKFAPQPIRETDLLTSPLEPSNDAYAIAKIAGIVQCRTYNQQYGTRFLAAMPNNLYGPGDNYDLTGSHVLPALLRKFHEAKQSGSPNVTVWGTGTPLREFMHVDDLADASLFLMLLDDGCYEELLMYSDAPALINVGSGQEISIANLARMVQQVVGFEGELVFDTDKPDGTPRKLADSSRLHALGWKHRIELEDGVRDAYRWFVEQYVS; translated from the coding sequence ATGAAATCTGATGCAAAAATTTTCGTAGCAGGCCACCGCGGCATGGTCGGTTCTGCCATTGTCAGAAAGCTGGAACAGGCAGGCTACCGGAATCTGGTGTTAAAGACATCTTCAGAGCTTGATCTGCGTAATCAGTCCGCTGTTGCGGCTTTCTTTGAACAGGAACAGCCTGAGTATGTCTTTCTGGCTGCAGCACGGGTGGGCGGGATTATTGCCAACAGCACCCGTAAGGCAGAGTTCATTTACGACAATCTGATGATTCAGACTAATGTGATTCACGAGGCTTGGAAAAATGGTGTTCAGCGACTACTGTTTCTGGGCAGTACCTGTATCTACCCGAAATTTGCTCCCCAACCGATTCGTGAGACGGACCTGCTGACCTCCCCGCTTGAGCCAAGCAATGATGCCTACGCCATAGCCAAGATTGCCGGTATTGTTCAGTGCCGTACCTACAACCAGCAGTACGGCACCCGCTTTCTGGCCGCCATGCCCAACAACCTTTACGGCCCCGGTGACAACTATGACCTGACCGGCTCCCATGTCCTGCCGGCCCTGCTGCGTAAGTTTCATGAGGCAAAACAATCGGGTTCTCCAAATGTCACCGTCTGGGGTACCGGCACACCGCTACGTGAATTCATGCATGTGGACGATCTGGCAGATGCTTCACTTTTTTTGATGCTGCTGGATGATGGTTGCTATGAAGAACTTCTTATGTATTCTGACGCACCTGCCTTGATCAACGTCGGATCAGGCCAGGAAATCAGCATTGCCAATCTTGCCCGAATGGTGCAGCAGGTGGTGGGCTTCGAAGGTGAGCTGGTCTTTGATACGGACAAACCGGACGGCACTCCCCGTAAACTGGCCGACTCCTCCCGGCTGCATGCCTTGGGCTGGAAGCATCGCATAGAGCTGGAGGATGGCGTGCGGGATGCGTACCGGTGGTTTGTTGAACAGTATGTCTCCTAG
- a CDS encoding glycosyltransferase family 2 protein codes for MDLSIVVPIYFEEDNIRPLYDAITAALAPTGLQYEVICVDDGSGDNSFTLLKELAATDQRLRVIRFRRNFGQTAAMAAGFEAARGAVIVPMDGDLQNDPADIPLLLEKIKEGYDVVSGWRKDRQDTFINRKLPSMIANGLISRLTDVHLHDYGCTLKAYRREVLDGIGLYGEMHRFVPALASRIGARVTELPVRHHPRLYGTSKYGISRTVRVVLDLLTVKFLLSYATKPIQLFGKWGIYSMLLACVTGGAMVYMKLFANTSMNRNPLLILTAFLMFMGIQFITLGLLGELNARTYYESQGKPIYSVRERLNEPDDYV; via the coding sequence ATGGATCTCAGTATTGTCGTACCGATCTACTTTGAAGAAGATAATATCAGGCCGCTGTATGATGCCATAACAGCTGCACTTGCTCCAACCGGCCTGCAGTACGAAGTTATCTGTGTTGATGACGGCTCTGGCGATAACTCCTTTACTCTGCTTAAGGAGCTTGCTGCCACTGACCAGCGGCTGCGGGTGATCCGTTTCCGACGCAATTTTGGCCAGACAGCAGCCATGGCCGCCGGATTTGAGGCGGCCCGTGGGGCCGTGATCGTGCCAATGGACGGTGATCTGCAGAATGACCCGGCTGATATCCCGTTACTGCTGGAAAAGATCAAGGAGGGCTATGATGTGGTCTCAGGCTGGCGCAAGGATCGGCAGGATACCTTCATCAACCGGAAACTGCCTTCCATGATTGCCAACGGCCTGATCTCCCGTCTGACAGATGTCCATCTGCACGACTATGGCTGCACCCTGAAGGCCTATCGCCGCGAGGTACTGGACGGGATTGGCCTTTACGGGGAGATGCACCGTTTTGTGCCTGCCCTGGCCTCGCGGATCGGCGCCAGGGTAACTGAGCTTCCGGTGCGGCATCATCCCCGTCTGTACGGCACCAGCAAGTATGGTATCTCCCGTACCGTGCGGGTGGTGCTGGATCTGTTGACGGTCAAATTCCTGCTTTCCTATGCCACCAAGCCGATTCAGCTGTTCGGCAAGTGGGGCATCTACTCGATGCTGCTGGCCTGTGTCACCGGTGGCGCCATGGTCTATATGAAGCTGTTTGCCAATACCAGTATGAACCGCAATCCGCTCCTGATCCTGACCGCCTTCCTGATGTTCATGGGGATCCAGTTCATCACCCTTGGTCTGCTGGGAGAGCTGAATGCCCGTACCTATTACGAATCCCAGGGCAAGCCGATCTACTCCGTACGGGAGCGTCTGAACGAGCCGGATGACTATGTCTGA
- a CDS encoding glycosyltransferase produces MISPRVSVLMPVYNGERFLREAIDSILGQSFHDFELIIVDDGSTDSSAACIASYHDTRIISVKNEINQGIVVTRNRGIELARGEYIALMDCDDISTEERLAEQVAFLDTDQSVAAVAACIECVDENGTFLSGWADDRSTVTPDQIRAFLPRANCVANSSLMIRAKILRQYRYRGGRDAVEDYDLLLRLVSDGLQVAKIPAVLLYYRIVNSSFSSAGRSLPPEYRHLRAKNYFLRHALVNWRLNSFCLQVSVSLLRDAARLAVKRLFRLLLGDWPDDNRDKLALQLNRTAVVQLFVRLSAMIGALLPVVNRSGLFFFFPFFHMGGAERVHAGVVRCFHSEKPWIVFTKKSSSRDFYGLFDQGARLFNLWPICKYLYPFSVGLAAGFINRHQRPVVFGANSLFYALLLPFLKPHVRCSDLIHAFGAGVEIFTLPAVPRLDCRVVINHKTSQDLQEQYEKSGLDAALAERIVLIPNSVPVPSVMPGKRWDGPLQVLFVGRGSEEKRLHLIGRTARRCCQEGLQANFILVGAGPDSLESGDDMYCRITGHIDDAAALAEIYAAAHLIVIVSSREGFPLTVMEGMAQGCVPVCTAVGGIPEHIRHVENGWLLPDQDEDAVVTALHDAIVQLHGNRKLLEQLAIAAYGYAQAQFCGDRFCEQYRKVIQG; encoded by the coding sequence ATGATATCGCCACGGGTCTCGGTTTTGATGCCGGTTTACAATGGTGAGCGCTTTCTGCGGGAGGCGATCGACAGTATTCTAGGACAGAGCTTCCATGATTTTGAGCTGATCATTGTTGACGATGGCTCAACCGATTCTTCTGCTGCTTGCATTGCCTCGTATCATGATACCCGCATAATCAGCGTTAAAAATGAAATCAATCAAGGGATTGTAGTAACTCGCAACAGGGGGATTGAGCTGGCCCGTGGGGAGTATATCGCCTTGATGGATTGTGATGATATCAGCACAGAGGAACGGCTTGCCGAACAGGTTGCTTTTTTGGATACGGATCAGTCCGTGGCTGCAGTGGCTGCATGTATCGAGTGTGTTGACGAAAACGGAACCTTCCTGAGTGGCTGGGCAGATGACAGATCTACGGTCACTCCTGATCAGATAAGGGCATTCTTGCCGAGGGCCAATTGTGTTGCAAACTCTTCCTTGATGATCAGGGCGAAAATACTGCGCCAATACCGTTATCGAGGTGGACGGGATGCCGTTGAGGATTATGATCTGTTGCTCAGGCTGGTGTCTGATGGTCTGCAGGTGGCAAAGATACCGGCAGTTCTACTGTATTACCGGATTGTTAACTCGTCTTTCAGTTCCGCGGGGCGTTCATTGCCACCGGAATATAGGCATTTGAGAGCAAAGAACTACTTTCTACGCCATGCCCTTGTAAATTGGCGTCTGAATTCATTTTGCTTACAGGTTAGCGTGTCACTACTTCGTGATGCTGCCCGCCTGGCGGTAAAGCGATTATTCCGTCTGTTGCTAGGCGACTGGCCGGATGATAATCGCGATAAACTGGCTTTACAACTCAACCGTACTGCTGTTGTGCAGCTATTTGTGCGCCTGTCGGCAATGATTGGGGCATTACTCCCCGTGGTCAACCGTTCCGGTCTGTTTTTTTTCTTCCCGTTTTTTCATATGGGTGGTGCTGAACGGGTTCATGCCGGCGTGGTGCGCTGTTTTCATAGCGAGAAGCCGTGGATTGTTTTTACCAAAAAGTCGTCTTCGCGTGATTTTTACGGCTTGTTTGATCAGGGAGCCAGGCTGTTTAATCTCTGGCCAATCTGCAAGTATCTCTATCCCTTTAGCGTAGGCTTGGCTGCCGGGTTTATCAATCGCCATCAACGGCCGGTGGTGTTTGGAGCTAACAGCCTTTTTTATGCCTTGCTGCTGCCATTTTTGAAGCCCCATGTCCGTTGTTCCGATCTGATCCATGCCTTTGGTGCAGGTGTTGAAATCTTTACCCTGCCGGCTGTGCCACGGCTTGATTGCCGGGTAGTGATCAATCATAAGACCAGTCAGGATCTGCAGGAACAGTATGAAAAATCAGGTCTTGATGCCGCCCTTGCTGAGCGGATCGTACTGATTCCCAATAGTGTACCTGTGCCGTCAGTCATGCCTGGAAAACGATGGGACGGTCCGTTGCAGGTGCTGTTTGTCGGTCGCGGCAGCGAGGAAAAACGGCTGCATCTGATTGGCCGAACCGCCCGGCGTTGTTGCCAGGAGGGACTGCAGGCCAACTTCATACTGGTGGGGGCTGGACCTGATAGTCTAGAGTCAGGTGATGACATGTACTGTCGCATTACGGGGCATATTGATGATGCTGCAGCGTTGGCTGAGATCTATGCCGCTGCCCACCTGATTGTGATTGTATCCAGCCGTGAAGGGTTCCCGCTAACGGTCATGGAGGGTATGGCCCAGGGCTGTGTGCCGGTCTGTACGGCTGTCGGCGGTATACCGGAGCATATCCGGCATGTTGAAAACGGTTGGCTGTTGCCCGATCAGGATGAGGATGCCGTTGTTACGGCACTGCATGATGCCATTGTCCAACTTCATGGCAACAGAAAGCTGTTGGAACAGCTGGCTATTGCAGCCTATGGTTATGCTCAGGCGCAGTTTTGCGGTGACCGGTTCTGTGAACAGTACCGCAAGGTAATACAAGGATAA
- a CDS encoding DUF268 domain-containing protein, giving the protein MKRLRAYFEQIVLIRFIWRSVRLPLHYFLFLRDYLRYSQMLGQTGKIRLRWKDRYPCLFDSTVTTGFDRHYVYHTAWAARQLADTRPEEHIDIGSSLYFVALVSAFVPIRFYDYRPAELSLSGLSCGHANLLTLHFEDNSISSLSCMHVIEHIGLGRYGDPLDDKGDVKAAAELSRVLAPDGRLLLVTPVGRPRTAFNAHRIYSYEQVCALFPGLRLISFSLVPDDPSIGLLIAPKTELVDGQAYGCGCFCFVKDRPEDLL; this is encoded by the coding sequence ATGAAACGTCTTCGTGCATACTTTGAACAGATAGTTCTCATCCGTTTTATCTGGCGTTCTGTTCGCCTGCCACTGCACTATTTTTTGTTTCTAAGGGATTACCTGCGTTACTCGCAGATGCTAGGGCAGACCGGAAAGATAAGACTCCGCTGGAAAGACCGTTACCCCTGTTTGTTCGATTCTACCGTGACTACCGGTTTTGACCGGCACTATGTCTATCATACTGCCTGGGCTGCCCGCCAGCTTGCTGACACACGACCTGAAGAGCATATTGATATCGGTTCATCGCTTTACTTTGTCGCGTTGGTTTCCGCTTTTGTGCCGATTCGTTTCTATGATTACCGCCCTGCCGAGTTGTCTCTTTCAGGACTGTCCTGCGGGCATGCGAACCTGCTCACACTTCATTTTGAAGACAACAGCATTTCGTCGCTTTCCTGTATGCATGTTATTGAGCATATCGGGCTTGGCCGCTATGGTGATCCGCTTGATGACAAGGGTGATGTCAAGGCTGCTGCTGAATTGAGCAGGGTGCTTGCGCCAGACGGTCGCTTGTTGCTGGTGACACCGGTGGGGAGGCCGAGAACAGCCTTTAATGCCCATCGAATCTATAGCTATGAACAGGTCTGTGCACTTTTCCCTGGTCTGAGGCTTATTAGTTTTTCTTTGGTTCCAGACGATCCCTCGATTGGGTTGCTGATAGCACCTAAAACAGAACTGGTTGACGGCCAAGCATACGGCTGCGGATGTTTCTGTTTCGTCAAGGACCGGCCGGAGGATCTGTTGTGA
- a CDS encoding alpha-1,2-fucosyltransferase: MITVLLNGGLGNQLFQYAAGRALAEKHDVELLLDLSRLQHPKPGDTPRCFELAPFNIKASLLAEEGRQPLGSYQACMHRLLLKASIPLWGSIILKEQGCGFDPLIFRAPSSCILDGFWQSECYFKQITSLLQQELSLKAPSPALRKASSVLSDATVAVHVRRGDYVTNPAAASFHGICSQDYYQAAVANILTSYPDSQFLVFSDDPAWCQEHLDLGQPFRLAADFGLNGSAEELVLISRCAHQIIANSSFSWWGAWLNPSPHKLVVAPCRWFTDPAITTNDLLPETWVRLP, translated from the coding sequence GTGATTACGGTACTGTTGAATGGCGGTCTGGGTAACCAGCTTTTTCAATATGCAGCCGGAAGGGCGTTAGCTGAAAAACATGATGTTGAGCTGCTCCTTGATCTTTCAAGGTTACAGCATCCAAAACCGGGAGATACTCCTCGTTGTTTTGAACTTGCTCCGTTTAACATCAAGGCATCGCTATTGGCTGAGGAGGGCCGTCAGCCATTGGGGAGTTATCAGGCATGCATGCATCGGCTGTTGCTGAAGGCCAGCATTCCTTTGTGGGGCAGCATCATACTAAAAGAGCAGGGCTGCGGGTTTGATCCATTAATTTTCAGGGCACCGTCGAGTTGTATTCTGGATGGTTTCTGGCAATCTGAGTGTTATTTTAAGCAGATTACCAGTCTTCTGCAGCAGGAACTTAGTCTTAAAGCACCAAGTCCTGCCTTACGTAAGGCAAGCAGCGTACTCTCTGATGCCACTGTGGCGGTGCATGTCAGGCGTGGTGACTATGTCACCAATCCGGCAGCAGCCAGCTTTCATGGTATCTGCTCTCAGGATTATTATCAGGCTGCCGTTGCCAATATTCTAACGAGTTATCCCGATTCTCAGTTTCTGGTGTTTTCGGATGATCCGGCATGGTGTCAGGAACATCTTGATCTTGGGCAGCCGTTCAGGCTTGCCGCAGATTTTGGATTGAATGGCTCAGCCGAGGAGCTGGTGCTGATTTCGCGCTGTGCTCATCAGATTATTGCCAATAGCAGCTTTAGCTGGTGGGGAGCCTGGTTGAATCCGTCTCCGCACAAGCTGGTTGTCGCCCCCTGCCGGTGGTTCACTGACCCGGCTATAACTACCAACGATCTTTTGCCGGAAACCTGGGTGCGTCTGCCATGA
- a CDS encoding glycosyltransferase family 2 protein, whose product MPAVSVIIPCYNQGAYLAESIASVLASDFEDLEIIVVDDGSTEPETCLILETLNYPRTSLVRRQNGGLSTARNTGIAAAQGQYILPLDADDRIGPHYISQAAAALEADLELGIVYCRGEKFGDAEGLIQAASFSLSRMRFSNLIFCSALFRKADWEKVGGYKPEMRYGCEDWEFWISLLELGRKVLRLPEVGFGYRIRHESMNALMDSQKRLAMHRLIAALHPALFPWWFSYLLPLYYQIIHSALYRLLKRSGLPGKVLS is encoded by the coding sequence ATGCCAGCCGTCTCTGTGATCATACCCTGCTACAATCAGGGGGCGTATCTGGCAGAATCAATCGCTTCGGTACTGGCATCTGATTTTGAAGATCTGGAGATCATTGTGGTGGACGATGGTTCCACTGAACCGGAAACCTGCCTGATTCTGGAGACGCTGAACTATCCCAGAACCAGCTTGGTGCGGCGTCAGAATGGTGGACTGTCCACAGCTCGTAATACAGGCATAGCTGCAGCTCAAGGACAGTATATCCTGCCATTGGATGCGGATGACCGGATTGGGCCGCACTATATCAGTCAGGCTGCGGCAGCCCTTGAGGCTGACCTGGAACTCGGCATCGTGTACTGCAGGGGGGAAAAGTTCGGGGATGCCGAGGGGCTGATACAGGCCGCTTCCTTCTCATTATCCCGGATGCGGTTCAGCAACCTGATCTTCTGTTCTGCCTTGTTCAGAAAGGCAGATTGGGAAAAGGTAGGTGGCTATAAGCCGGAGATGCGTTACGGCTGTGAGGATTGGGAGTTCTGGATCTCTTTGCTGGAGTTGGGGCGTAAGGTGCTGAGGCTGCCGGAGGTGGGGTTTGGGTACCGCATCAGGCATGAATCTATGAATGCGCTTATGGACAGCCAGAAGCGGCTGGCCATGCATCGTCTGATAGCGGCCCTGCATCCGGCTCTCTTCCCCTGGTGGTTTTCATACCTGTTGCCACTCTATTATCAGATCATTCATTCTGCTCTGTACCGTTTATTAAAAAGGAGTGGATTGCCTGGAAAGGTGTTGTCGTGA
- a CDS encoding winged helix-turn-helix transcriptional regulator, whose protein sequence is MNKSTAASLDDYTLFRLLCELEQGPVSSQRDLARRLDSALGLVNNYLKTAVAKGWVRIKERSGNRCTYHLTSRGCAELRRLALLHSRYLDRMIPLLLQEYRQLCRQFRDEGVERVALCGIDGCAELAWLALHEAGIEVALVMDTDDTEGTFMGHEVVSLARAMLSGMYKVLISSRNRAEVLYHALLDLGADPMSIKVPVVFLEER, encoded by the coding sequence ATGAACAAATCGACAGCTGCATCACTTGATGATTATACTCTGTTCAGGCTGCTCTGCGAGTTAGAGCAGGGCCCTGTCAGCTCGCAGCGTGATCTGGCCCGCAGGTTGGATAGTGCCCTGGGGTTGGTCAACAACTACCTTAAGACCGCTGTTGCCAAAGGATGGGTCAGAATCAAAGAACGGTCCGGCAATCGCTGCACCTATCACCTTACCTCCAGAGGCTGTGCTGAACTGCGGAGGCTGGCGCTGCTGCACAGCCGTTACCTGGATCGCATGATTCCGTTGCTGCTGCAGGAATATCGTCAGTTGTGCCGGCAGTTTAGGGATGAAGGGGTCGAGCGGGTGGCCTTGTGCGGTATAGATGGGTGTGCTGAACTGGCCTGGCTGGCTTTGCATGAAGCAGGTATTGAAGTGGCGTTGGTAATGGATACTGATGACACGGAAGGCACGTTTATGGGGCATGAAGTTGTGTCTTTGGCCCGTGCCATGTTGAGCGGGATGTATAAGGTGTTGATCAGCTCACGTAATCGAGCTGAAGTACTCTATCACGCCTTGCTTGATCTCGGGGCTGATCCGATGTCAATCAAGGTTCCGGTTGTATTTTTGGAGGAGCGGTAA
- a CDS encoding glycosyltransferase family 4 protein → MSDRRLRILMIAPTPYFSDRGCHVRIFEEAKALMARGHQVRIVTYHLGRDLEPVPVDRTLPLPWYRKREAGPSWHKPYLDLVLFCKAFGVARRFKPDLIHAHLHEGALVGWLVARLRRIPLLFDYQGSLSGESLNHGFFGANTLLHRLFCSIENRINRLADLIITSSTPGRQELTGLWRLPQERVTALPDGVDTTVFRPYSRSEARQLLGIADEIPVIVYLGLLNQYQGVDLLLQAAKQLIHQGRIFHLVIMGYPEQQYRQLADQLNIASFVTFTGMIDYARAPQMLAAGDLAVSPKVSDTEANGKLLNYMACGLPVVAFDTPVNRELLGDDGIYAVFGDTVDLVNCIAHALADREQLRQQGRRLRSRAVEQLGWDARVQELEAIYQRLLKVEK, encoded by the coding sequence ATGTCTGATAGGCGGTTACGTATCCTGATGATCGCGCCAACTCCGTATTTTTCTGATCGGGGCTGCCACGTCAGGATTTTTGAAGAGGCAAAGGCCTTGATGGCGCGGGGGCATCAGGTCCGGATTGTGACCTATCACCTGGGGCGCGATCTAGAACCGGTACCGGTTGATCGTACGCTTCCGCTGCCCTGGTACCGGAAGCGGGAGGCCGGTCCTTCCTGGCACAAACCGTATCTTGATCTGGTGCTGTTCTGTAAGGCGTTCGGGGTTGCACGGCGTTTCAAGCCGGATCTGATACATGCCCATCTGCATGAAGGAGCGTTGGTCGGCTGGCTGGTGGCCCGGTTGCGCAGGATACCACTCCTGTTTGATTATCAAGGCAGTCTGAGCGGCGAGTCACTCAATCATGGTTTTTTCGGTGCAAACACCCTGCTGCATCGTCTGTTTTGCAGCATTGAAAACCGCATCAACCGCCTGGCCGATCTGATCATCACCAGTTCAACACCGGGCCGGCAAGAGCTGACAGGTCTGTGGAGGCTTCCGCAGGAACGGGTTACTGCCTTACCCGATGGTGTTGATACAACCGTTTTTCGTCCCTACTCCCGCAGCGAAGCAAGACAGTTGTTGGGGATTGCTGATGAGATACCGGTCATTGTCTATCTCGGGCTGCTCAATCAATATCAAGGGGTTGATCTGCTTTTACAGGCTGCAAAACAGTTGATTCACCAGGGGAGGATTTTTCATCTGGTGATCATGGGGTATCCGGAGCAGCAGTATCGCCAGCTGGCAGATCAGCTGAATATTGCAAGCTTTGTGACCTTTACCGGTATGATTGACTATGCCAGGGCGCCCCAGATGCTTGCTGCAGGAGACCTGGCGGTCTCGCCCAAGGTTTCTGACACTGAAGCCAATGGAAAACTTCTGAACTACATGGCCTGCGGCCTGCCGGTGGTGGCCTTTGACACGCCGGTAAACCGTGAACTACTGGGGGATGACGGCATCTATGCCGTATTCGGCGATACCGTTGATCTGGTCAATTGTATTGCGCATGCTTTGGCAGACCGGGAACAGTTGCGCCAACAAGGCAGGCGCTTGCGCTCACGGGCCGTTGAACAGCTTGGCTGGGATGCCCGGGTGCAAGAACTGGAAGCGATCTATCAACGGCTGCTGAAGGTTGAAAAATAA
- a CDS encoding lipopolysaccharide biosynthesis protein produces the protein MQQILRLRGELLWVLAGHAAAFLGGLVGIKLLTRQLGASEYGHLALGLTIAGFLTTFLHNPLSNAAARFYAPYRDCGKENLYFFVLRSLHTKLLLLLILPVMVGSLLVYMAKGSVWGGLVLWGLVFGMISGVGVSFLAWQNAARDRRNATLAQIGDVWLRIGCAIFAAIFWGSGSAALGGYCVGSFLVVLWQYRMFRGQQQQQSRVAVVPQEEQVSQAQHEFVTFVLPFVGYALFTVVTLYADRWVLQLAAGTASVGIYAALFQIAASPVNLLFAIINQLMVPIIYERAGTMTSSAQRLEVRRLIMRIMLFAVICSGTGTVLTALLGRPVALLLTTTEFTRHSDLLWMLVLGLSLWQVGQLMALVGICANRPGIYLWPKAIHAFVLLGVGGYLVVSYGVNGMAAALIIASVAYLVAVGVVNFRLERLLRIN, from the coding sequence ATGCAACAGATTCTTCGCCTGCGCGGAGAACTGCTTTGGGTGCTTGCCGGGCATGCTGCTGCTTTTCTGGGGGGGCTGGTCGGTATCAAGCTGCTCACCCGCCAGTTGGGAGCTTCTGAATATGGTCATTTGGCTCTTGGATTAACCATTGCCGGTTTTCTGACCACCTTTCTGCATAACCCGCTTTCCAATGCTGCTGCACGCTTTTATGCACCCTATCGAGATTGCGGCAAAGAAAACCTGTATTTTTTTGTACTGCGCAGTCTCCATACCAAGCTGCTGCTGTTGCTTATTTTGCCTGTTATGGTTGGATCACTACTCGTATACATGGCTAAGGGCAGCGTGTGGGGTGGGCTGGTATTGTGGGGACTTGTATTTGGGATGATCAGTGGTGTTGGCGTTTCGTTTCTTGCCTGGCAGAATGCGGCTCGTGATCGTAGAAACGCAACTCTAGCTCAGATTGGCGATGTGTGGCTGAGAATAGGCTGTGCTATTTTTGCGGCCATTTTTTGGGGCAGTGGTTCAGCCGCATTGGGTGGATACTGTGTTGGCTCATTTTTGGTTGTTTTGTGGCAGTATCGCATGTTTCGAGGTCAGCAACAGCAGCAGAGCCGAGTTGCGGTGGTGCCACAAGAGGAACAGGTGTCCCAGGCACAGCATGAATTTGTGACATTTGTTCTTCCTTTTGTTGGATACGCACTGTTTACCGTGGTCACTCTCTATGCTGATCGCTGGGTGCTCCAACTGGCTGCAGGAACCGCATCAGTTGGTATTTATGCGGCCTTGTTTCAGATCGCAGCTTCTCCGGTCAATCTATTGTTTGCCATTATTAATCAGTTGATGGTGCCGATTATTTATGAACGGGCAGGTACAATGACAAGCAGTGCCCAGAGGCTTGAAGTTCGACGTTTGATTATGCGCATCATGCTCTTTGCCGTCATCTGCTCTGGAACGGGAACAGTGCTCACTGCCTTACTGGGCCGTCCTGTCGCATTGCTGCTGACAACGACTGAATTTACGCGGCATTCTGACCTGCTCTGGATGCTGGTACTTGGCCTTTCTCTGTGGCAGGTGGGGCAGCTGATGGCACTGGTAGGGATTTGTGCCAACCGTCCTGGCATCTATCTGTGGCCTAAGGCCATTCATGCCTTTGTGTTGCTTGGAGTTGGGGGCTATCTCGTTGTGAGCTATGGCGTAAATGGTATGGCTGCTGCTTTGATAATTGCCTCGGTAGCTTATCTGGTTGCCGTTGGTGTAGTTAATTTCCGCCTTGAACGGCTGCTGCGGATCAACTGA
- a CDS encoding glycosyltransferase family 4 protein, with protein sequence MTSDNRLKVLLLTRPNLSLTGSGTYEANLLRELGKRCTVKLYESEQDLAGDWDVAHCTNLKHLSWAVARRLRCPLVVDVHDYYWVHYYHFFCPDFPLRFLLQKLRRLKYHFLFKKIDGLILHGQFLYDLIQHPRKYLSFYFGLDYSAITPKPWQQREDLILFVGGDYFRKGLHRLLKALPLVLEKVPAARVLVIGKEPLHSRLFARFLSRNLPVEYIYGMPREQVYQTYSRGKVLVLPSEIEATPLVIAEGTMAGLPPVVSRVGGHPELVQHGETGFLFDLDDTEALADCLIQCLTKPEQSRQLVANGQAFLAQFTIEGMMSRLEEIYRDMIESHKEQQHG encoded by the coding sequence GTGACCAGTGACAACCGATTAAAGGTCCTGTTGTTGACCCGTCCCAATCTGTCTTTAACCGGCAGTGGCACCTATGAGGCCAACCTGCTGAGGGAACTGGGTAAACGCTGTACTGTCAAATTGTATGAATCCGAGCAGGACCTCGCCGGTGATTGGGATGTTGCCCACTGTACCAACCTGAAGCATCTCTCCTGGGCTGTGGCCCGTCGTCTGCGCTGTCCTTTGGTGGTGGATGTCCATGACTATTACTGGGTTCATTATTACCACTTTTTCTGCCCGGACTTCCCGCTGCGTTTTCTGCTGCAGAAGCTGCGAAGGCTGAAGTATCATTTTCTATTTAAAAAGATTGATGGCCTGATCCTGCACGGCCAGTTTCTGTATGATCTGATTCAGCATCCCCGCAAGTATCTCAGCTTCTATTTTGGATTGGATTATTCAGCCATTACCCCCAAACCGTGGCAGCAGCGTGAGGATCTGATTCTGTTTGTGGGCGGCGATTATTTTCGCAAAGGTTTGCACCGTTTGCTGAAAGCCCTGCCTTTGGTACTGGAAAAGGTGCCCGCTGCCAGGGTGTTGGTGATTGGTAAGGAACCGTTGCACTCAAGGTTGTTTGCCCGTTTTCTGTCGCGCAACCTGCCGGTTGAGTACATCTACGGCATGCCGCGGGAACAGGTGTATCAGACCTACAGCAGGGGCAAGGTGTTGGTGCTGCCGTCGGAAATTGAGGCTACACCGTTGGTGATTGCCGAGGGAACCATGGCCGGGTTGCCCCCTGTTGTTTCACGGGTTGGCGGTCATCCGGAACTGGTACAGCATGGTGAAACCGGTTTTTTGTTTGACCTGGATGATACGGAAGCATTGGCAGACTGTCTGATACAGTGTCTGACAAAACCGGAACAATCCCGCCAGCTGGTTGCCAATGGCCAGGCTTTTCTTGCACAATTTACCATTGAGGGAATGATGTCTCGTCTGGAAGAAATCTATCGCGATATGATCGAGTCGCATAAGGAGCAACAGCATGGTTGA